The DNA segment ttatagtcaggcacattggctattgccaggcaactgtggggtgtggggtggagcatacctggctgttcccaggtagctgtgagggtggagcttagacagaataccaacattcccccattttggtctaatttaaaaaaaaataattagaggagcaggaagtagtcagagatcacgATGTGTCTCTATGGAACCTAGAAAAATGGGtatgggatgtttgtccagtcttaagagctggctgtttccttgttgtccaaggtctgtggaaccatctgaggataggtcagaaggaacaggtccaatagaagtgtctgtgtctgtgagaggagaccAGAACATCTGGAGgtggcttctctggagctgtcctgggtctAGTTAGCACCtagacttgacaagatgctgaaacacacacatatatatttattataggtagCGAATAAGATTAAGCGCATTTGGGAGAAAaaatttttcttagatgtacatttgaaacccagaggaatcccaccctttggaataggtagttaagtgggaactttaggcagacgtacttatctgggtggagtctatttggtccatgagaggtaggtctgagtgggtttcctgtagcttataagtttacaaaaaagataacatgagttaacaacatgaacattctttaagGTAAGCTTTTTGTGGAGCAAAAGGAAGAATTTGTCCAACAGAATGTGTCCTAGATATCTTAAAACAGTTTGTCATGACGAAAAGACAGATAGAGAAAGTGGTTTCCAGATCCTATTTGAAAAGACTGTTTAGcaacagggtggggtgggggtgggggtgttctgGACCTCTCAGACTTGGGGgtctacctgagaagctggtaaaggaagTAACATGCTCATGTTAGTAGGTTGGCTGGCTAGAGGGAGCAGAGGGCTGCAGACGAGCTTGAGTTTGGGGAAATGGGTGGAGCAAAAGAGAGGCTCCAACTTAGCTTGAAGATCACCTCCCAATAAGGGACAGGGCATGTTGGCACTACCAAAAAGGAATGAGTGAGAGGTGTACCCCTAAAAATGTAACTAAGTAGTGGGATTTGGAGTGGAAGTTAAAGTTGCCCCCTACCTCGATgacagagaaacaggagagagaagtgggtcCCCAAAACTCCGTTAGGACTGAGTAGGTGGCCCcagtgtccaagaggaaggagatgggccaCTCACATACCATGATGGTTACCAGGGCTCCTtgctggtgatggcagtggtcagGTCCAAGGAACTCAGGCTCCTTTAGTCGTCCATAGCCAAGCCTAGGAGATCCCCTAGAGTGTTACCTGGGCATGATGTCCCTCTGTCCTACGCAGCACGAGGGCAATCGACAGCCCAGTGTCTCCCTTGATGGCATCTAGAACATAGTCCTTTGGCTTGTGGAAGTTAGGGCAAGCCCCTGCCCAATGACCTTGTTGACCACATCTGTAGTAGGAGCCTGGTGGTCCCTTAGCCTTAGAAGACCAGGAGTCCTGGGTAGTGGCTGAGGCTGGTCAGATAGCCTTTGCCAGCATATGGTACTTTTGTCTACGAGCCTTCTCATTTCTCCCATGGCACTTTAAAGGCCAGTGCCAAAACTTCTGCCTGTGAAGTTAGGGGCTGTTTCTATAGCTTTTTAAGTTTGTCTTTTAGGTCAGGACaactctgggaaaagaaataggtcatcagaaGTTGCTCACCTTCTGAGTTTTCAGGGTCTAGGTTAGTGTATTACAATAAAGCCTTTGTAAGGCGTTCTAAATATTGGAATGggttttcctgtttcttcctggatGACCTCTTGTAGTTTTTCAAAAATCACTGGTTTTAAGACTGTCCTGCTCCCAAACTCACCAGCATTTCTCAGGAGGTATGGATCATATGTCAAGACAGGGTAGGGATGAAAAATCTTAAATAACTTTGACAGGGCTTATAAATAGagataagaaataagaaaactgtGCCATATGTGAGACTGTGACTGGGTGGATTTAAGCCTGTGGCACTGAGCACAGCATGGTTTGGGAATGGCTAATCGGGAAGCTGCATGCAGGGTATTACAGAGATGGGGAGGCCTGCTGGACTGACCAGCCAGTACCTGGGACACAGGTTACCTCAGCAGGATGCCATGGGAAGCAAAACACAGAGAGGTATATGAATGTTTGGGCATAAAGAATTTCTTTCTACTTACCAGACTGCTGGCAGTAATTGTAAAGATCCCAAAAATTGAGGAATTTGGAGTGCTATTATGCGGCCATTTTGAACCATTATCTAATGAATATTGGGTCCAGACCTTATTGTTGTATAGGTGTATCAATTTTGATGAACTCAGGTGAGGtgttaattttaaagttttgaaattcTCCAAAAGACATCCTAACAGTGTATTTGGAGGCACGTTTGAAGACCATGAATAGCTCTTTGGGGGAAGTCATCAATTAACTCCACACTGGTGTCCCAGGAGGAATTAATGGTAATGGTAGTACTCAACCAGGCCAGGTGTCTGAGTGGTCCTGGAGCTGCCAGAAAGTGTTCCTACCCAGGTCAGCTGCAGGAGCCAGAGCAAGGAACCGCTTTTGAGGGAAACTCCACCCAATGATCGAGGTCCTATCCAGTACGTCAGCTAAGGAAATTCCCATAATCTCAGAAAAGCTGGCCAGCCTTTATTTGGGAAATCTCGGTACTCCTTGCCAACAGGAATAGACCTAACAATCCGGTGTTTGTGTGGAGATTGTAGCTGCAGCCTGGTAGCAGGAAAGTGGAACCCTGTGGTTGATGAGGGCCTGTCTAAGGGGCAAAAGCTAGAACAATGTGGTGAACCATGGAGGGTAGCAGCTCATGGAGAAGTCTGCTTGTGAGCCAGCTAAAGCAGTAACTGAAGCAGTAACTCATGTGGTGAAAGTCCTGAGTGTCACAGTAGCCAGCAGGTGGCGGTGTCCAACAGCACAGGGTAAGCAGCAGATGAAATGGATGAAATGGATGAAATGGATGAAATGGATGAAATGGCGGGACACAAGGAGTAACGTGGGGCAGCAGCTGCACGATTCTCCATTCCTTCTTTCCACAGCCCACTTGAGCACTTTGACCTCAGGCTGCCCCCCCCGGGGGGGTCGCTGGGGGCCGCAGCAGGTGGCAGAGGCATGCGTTGGGAAAGGCCTACCTCTGCCGCATGGTCAACAGCAGTGGGGAGCCAGGCCATGTAAGCACGGGGAGATCAAAAACCACATATAAGCCACCAATGTTGGTGTTTAAATCTCGGTTTGCGCTAGACAAATCACATGGAGCCAACATgcttccacgtggagaggtttaatgagagaagaagagaggaaaggccggccatgagcacatggagagaaggggttggtggggagagaagggacagggacaaagaggacacgaaaagaggaagaacaagagagagcaagagaggagtgagagagggaagagagggaggagtgggCAACACAGCCCCCTTTATAGTTAGGCACAGCTGGCAGTTACCAGGCAACTGTGTGGCGGAGCATACCTGGTTCTTCCCAGGTGGCTGTGGGGATGGAACTTAGACAGAATAGcaactatactcagcaaaactcttaatcaacatagatggagaaaccaaaatattccaggacaaaaccaaattcaaacagtatctgtctaccaatccagccctacagaggatcctagaaggaaaactcattAATATAAGAAAGATACCTATACCAAAGGAACGACAAGATATTAAGCTTCTCACAGCAAAgccaaaggagagaaccacagcACATAAAGCTACCACAAAAACAATTATAACAGGAACCAATAGtaatctgtctttaatatctctcaatattagtGGATTCAACTcatctataaaaagacataagctaacagattggatatacAAACAAgattcagcattttgctgcatacaagaaacacacctaaataacaaagacagacactatcttagagtaaaagaatgaaaaaagatcTTCCAACCAAAtgctcccaagaaacaagcttgagttgccatcctaatatccaatgaaataaactttctaccaaaagttatcaaacatgatgaggaaggacacttcatattcaaaggGAAAATCAACCAAGAgaatgtctcaattctgaacatctatgttccaatgcaagggcacccacattcataaaagaaactttactaaagcccaaaacacacattgaaccccacacaataataggggagacttcaacaccccactctcaccaatggacagatcattgaaacagaaaataaacagagacacagagaaactaatggaagttatgaaccaaatggatttaacagatatgtatagaacatttcatcctaaaacaaaagaatataccttcttctcagcacctcaaggtaccttctccaaaattggccaaataattggccacaaaacaaccctcaaccaatacaagatgactgaaataatcccatgcgtcctatcagacccctatggcctaaaactggtcttcaataacagcaaaagcaacagaaaacccacatacatgtagaaactaaacaactctcgataatttggtcagggataaaataaagaaattagagactttctggaacttaataaaaatgttgacacatcatacccaaacttatgggacacaatgaaagcagtgctaagaggataattcatagcactgagtgcacTGGTAAGGAATTGGATaaatcttacactagcaacttcatagcacacctgagagctctagaacaaagtgaaccaaactcacccaagaggagtagaaggtgggctggagagatggctcagcagttaagagcaccgactgctcttctcaaggtcctgagttcaattcccagcaaccacatggtggctcacaaccatctgtaatggggttgggtgtgtctgaagacagctacagtgtgttatatacattaagtaaataaataaatctttgaaaaaaaaagaggagtagaaggcaggaaacagtcaaactcagggctgaaatcaatcaaatagaaacaaagagaacaatgcaaagaatcagcaaaaccaaaagttggttctttgagagaatcaacaagatagttaaattcctagccaaactaactaaagggcccagaggaagtatccaaattaacaaaatcagaagtgaaaacggagacataacaatagaaactgaggaaataaaaaaaaaaatcatcagatcctactactggaaaatctagacaaaatggatgattttctagacagacaccacataccaaagttaaatcaagagcaggtaaactttctaaacagacccatattccataaggaaatagaagttattaaaaacctcccaaccaaaaaaagcccagggccagatggatttagttcagaattctacccgaccttcaaagaagacctgatactaaTATtccttaaactattccacaaaatagaaacagaaggaaactaccaaattcattccatgaagccacaattactctgatacctaaaccacacaaacctAAACcataaaagagaacttcagaccaatctctcttatgaatatcgatgcaaaaataataaaattcttgcaaaccaaatccaagaacacatcaaaaccatcattcaccacaatcaagtaggcttcatcccagggatgcaaggttggttcaaaaAATCCATTcacgtaatccaccatataaacaaactcaaagaaaaaaaatcacatgatcatctccttagatgcagaaaaaatatttaacaaaatatgagacctcttcatgttaaaaatattggagagatagggaattcaaggccatacctaaacacaataaaagcaatttactgcaaaccaacagccaacatcaaattaaatgcagAGATACCTGAGGTAGTACCCCTAAAAtcgggacaagacaaggatgcccactgtcctcatatctattcaatatagtactcaaagtgctagctagaacaataagacaacaaaaagagatcaaggagatacaaactggcaaagaagaaatgaaggtatcactatttgcagatgatatgatagtacatataaatgaccccaaaaattccaccagagaacttatttagctgataaacaacttcagcaaagtggccagatataaaattaactcaaataaatcagtagccttcctttacacaaatgataaacacgctgagaaagaaagtagaaaaacaattcccttcataatagccacagataatataaaataactaaccagacaagtgaaagatctgtatgataagaatggACGTGGTGGTAGTATGGGGTGTGGAACAGtaggagggtagaccaggaggggaataaaatctgaagtgtaaaaataaataaataaaaatgaataaatctaatgaAGTCAGAAATCATCATAAACACCTGCCTGAATGCAGTGGTAGGGTTTATTTCTTGCCTCCGAAAAGCAGAGATGCTGGAGGCCTCCTGGGATTTATTTGTCCAAGCATATTTGAGCTAGAAACATTGGTGCACCAATCTACAGTCTTGGCTACTTGGGAGGCTGCTTGAGCCCCAAAATGGTATGCCAGTCTGGGCAACATCACAAGatgtttgttttcaaaataaaacaaaacaaaatgtaacaaaattaaGATAGCTCTTTGTCAAAATACTGGATTCCCTGATCAGCCTCACTTTAAGTCCTAATTTAAGCATAGCTGTTTGAAGCCAATCCTAGTGGGATAAACCTGAAATCTCAGCTCCtcaagagaatcagaagttcaaggcctatCTGAGCTACAGTGAACTGAACACATCTGGTCAAATTATAGAGACCAGGATTCAAGAAAGGAAGGTGGAAGGAAGgtgaggagggaggaagtgagggagggagaggacgagaaaagggtggagggaggaaaggaaaggaaagaaggaaggaaggaaggataaaagagaagaggagaataaaagaaaagctaGGAGGGTCAGCAAGAAGCTTTCCGTGGGTAAAGGAGCTTACTGCTAAGTCTAATTACCTGAGTTCAACCCTAGAATCCTCACAGTGGAAGAAGAGACTTCCCACAAGTTGCCCTTTGATCACCACACTCCCAAGTCCCTATTCCACTAAATAAATactgttattaattttaaaaagctaggGAGCTAGGCACCATGACATAAGTCTGTAATCAGCTCTTTGGAGGTGGAAacaggcaggagaatcaagagttcaaggctggcttggATTAAATGAAACCTATCTCAAAGCATGCAAACTCAGGGCAAGCATGGAACTCAGTGGTAATTAGGCATTGTAAAAAGAGTTGCATCAAagttctccttttttaaaaatcatattcattcatgtgagtgtatgtctgtctgtctgtctatgcacTCACTTGATAACATGCTCATGCATGCAGACCACAGAAAGTACATGGAGTTCAGGAACAactgtgagagtcagttctctcctatcaCCATGTAGACCACAGGGAtagaacttaggtcctcaggtTTGGCAGTAAACTAGGCCTTCTTGCCAGCACCCGAAATAAGTATTCtttaagtttaaaatatttaaaagatatgGTTATATTTTCAGAAGCCTGTCTTACCTTATATGTATTCCAGAATTTCTGCCTCAGGTCCAAAAATATGTCATCCTTTCCCTGGAGAATGCTCATACCTGTTTACAAAAACACACCCAAAGGAAGCAGGAATAATTTCTGTGTAACCATTTGTGTTGAGATTTCACATTCTAACAGCATTCAAGCACATCAAATTTCAGTCATGACAAGTCGCTGTTGACCCAACAGGAAAACGAGAATATCTCTATTTTAAAACTAACATTTAATGGAACACCAAATAGGACGTGAGAATAGCCAGGTATAAAAGGTACAGCAGAATGATTCTAAATGAAGAAGTCACAAAACGCAAGCTAATACTAGCATTGGATAATGAGGTTGTTGGTGACTTccttgtttatgttttgttttatatctatctacctgtcatctatctgcctgtctgtctgtctgtctgtccgtccgtccgtccgtccatccatccatccatccatccatccatctatctatctatctatctatctatctatctatctatctacctatctatcaatgGTGTGTGCTTTCGCTTGTCACTGAGTGTGGCTGTCAGAGAACAGTTTGCTAGGTCAGTCCTCTCTTCCCATCGTGTGGGTCTCAAGGGCCATCTTAGGCTGTCAGGCTtgccagcaagtgcctttacacactgagccatctttctgtctccttatttgtttttgttttttaagtatttaaaaatgttttatatttatgttatatatttgACTGTTTTTGCTCATATAGATGGCTGTCCACCACAGTGTtgtggatggttgtgaactgctgggaattgaatcctgtTCTTTTacaagaacaagtgttcttaactaccaagccatctctccaacgcTTTCTTTTGTTGCCCTCTGTATGACTCTGGCTGCCTTGGACTCActgtgaagaccaggctggcctcagactcacagagatcttcctctggttacctcccaagggctgagactGCAGGTAGGAAGCACTATGCCCAGCTCCATGTTGCTGGAAGTGGAACCCAGTTGCTAAAAAAGAACTTTGACAACAAAGTTGCCGCCCAGCTCTcagttttgagaaaaaaaaataatctttttccactttcttcttcctttcttttgttcttttccttttttgtttgtttggggttttgttttgttttgttttatgctgAGATTAAACTCAGGGTCCAAGCATGGTAAACCTAccctctactgctgagctacacTGCCACTCTCCCACACTAAtttcattcctttaaaaaaaataaaaacaaagctttCTGAGCTGATAGCACTCCTGCAAACATGATGAACATTCCTAAGACTTGCCCGACATTCTGTAAGAAATGTGGAAAGCGGCAACTCCACAAGGTGATACAGGACAAGaggacctaacttgtgccagtccTCACCTACACATATCGTTTGACCCTCCTAAAATTCACTGAGATGAGAAAtgttaaaaggaggaaaagacagCTAGCTAGTCACGTGGCCCTTTAAAATTAGCAatcaagaggctgaagcaggaggagcaccatgagttcgaggccagactaTACTATACATCATAACTTTTGTCTAAAAATAAAGCGTTCAGGGAGGCTAATAGCAAGAACCTGCCCAGGCGTCCCATTCCTTAATCCATCATTTCTCAAGGCAGGCCTGGCACAGGGCAACACCCAACTACCAGTTTTCAAGTAGCCATCTTAAATTCCAGCTCACACACGCATGTTCCCCTTAAATTCCAGCTCACACGCCCATGTTCCCCTTCATGAGGCAGAGTACACTGAACCAGAAATCCAACAGTAAGACACAGCAAAAATCTAGGCAGATGATATATCAGAAGGCCTCAGGCCTTCGTCATAGGCATCCCCACCCTCCCGGGACATCACTGTTTTCTAGTCACAGAGTGATCATACATGCAATTACTATGTATATTGAGATGAAGCACATGGCTAAAAGCCTGGCTCATGCTATCTTCTGGTGAACTTCCAAACCTCCATGCCTCCATGCCTATCTAACATGGGAATTGTAAGAGTATCCACCAAAGTGGTCGCTCAAAGATTAAGTAGAAATCTAGCCCATCAAGTCTTAGTTCCTGGCTCCTAACCAATTCCCCGCTGTACCGAGCTACAGTAAGTATTGGGATGTGTTTGCAAAGCTGGCTGGGAGATGACACGAGAGAACAAGGCACAGAGCTTGGGCAAATCAGAAGTCTCTTGCTCTCTGGTTGTCTATTCTAACTTCACTGACCTTCTTAGCCGTGGCATTAGCTGAGACTATAACAGGCCACCAGGTCTTTGATGTTTCCTGTGGGTTACAGAAGGGAAGGAAGTGATCACAAACTCCCTAAAATATCTCCCAGAGGAGGGTAAGTTTCTTCCAGATGGTTTGCCTACCCTCATTCGGTTTCAGAAGACAGTAATAAGCTGAGCCTCGTGGGGTGAGATTGTCATCTCAGCAACTGGGAAGGCTTAAGTGAGAGAATCACAAGCTCAGgctgcaaggccagcctgaacaatTTAGTAAGCCCCTGTCTCAGGATTAAAAACAAACTAAGGACTGCAAATATAATTCAGTTATCACAGCTTTAGGCTCAGTTGTTGGTGATATACCATCCCCAATGCCAAAGTCAGGTTCCGTCCCTGGAGAAGACTCTCCAAACGTGGAGTGGCCCTCCCCAATTGTCACTGCCTTTTAGGACATAGAAATTGCTAAGGAGAGAAGAACCATGAGACCTTTTGCTGTTTTCAGTAAACCAGGCAGTAAAGATTCCCAAAGCCAGCCCATCCAGCTCAGTGTGAAAACAGCTCCCTCATGGGTAGACAAGCCCCTTTCATTCTCCgtgtgacacccccccccccccacacacacacactcagggaaATCTTGTTGCCCAAGCTAGACTAAGACCCTGGAAATGACTTTTCTATAATCACAGATTCTACCCACTTGGCCCCCAGAGTCACTGATCCCACATTTTTGGATTGATGTGTTGGCCGCAGAGCCTCAGGTGTGGCTTTTCCCAGAACAGGTGGAGTCCAGGGATGTAGCTGCTATGGGACTAAGCTAGAGTCTCTTGAATATGCCTCTTTCTGGAGGAAAAGAGacactcccttccccttctaaACTCTGCCAAGCTCAGTCTCTCAGCGCTGGCACCAGCCCTCTGAATCCCTGGCACATGGGATCTCCAGTTCCCCGGGCAGCGGCTCCCAAATTCTTCCTCACGGAAACCTCAAGTCCCCTAATGTCCAGACCTCTGGTCACTGCTTCAGGATTTCCTTCCAGTCTTAGTTCCTGGGCCACAGAGTTGTCACCTCCTGCCTCAACCCCTGTGGCTTCACATCTCTTGTCTCCCGGTTCCCTGCTCCACAGTCCCCACCCGAGCCTCCTGCCGGGCCTCCAGTGCCCCGCCCCGGCTCCTCACCGACGTAGAAGGCAGAGAGGGCTACTGGCCCTCCGACAGTCTGATCGCATAGCACCTTGGCCAGGACTGTGCGCGGCGCGCGGCCTGGCAGCGCGCGCTCCAACAGGCGCAGCCACATGTAGTTGAAGTTTCCGTGGAAAGTCAGGGCCAGAGTGGCCACTCGCCGCGTCTGGCGCCAATCGGCTGGGCCGCCCCTTAGTCGCTGCTGCAGAGCATCACCGGCTGAGAAGAGCCCGGCGTAGAGCAGCACGTTAGTGGGCCACGGATAGCGCCGCGCCGCCCGTGGAAACGCGCGCCACCAGTTCGCCATACCCGTCCCGGGTACCCTCCGCGCGTGCACACCTAGCTGCACTGCAGGCTCCAGAACGATTGGATGCCCCTGTGCACACCCACCCGCGCGTCCAATCCAGTGATAGCTGGCCACCGAGAGGGCGGAGCCTCTGTGATGTGCTGCGTCCAAAGGGATCTGCCAATTTCCATGAAATCCTCAGGAGGAGGAGAGACACTCAGATAGAAAACAGATCTGTCATTCCCAAAGGCCGTGCATTGTAAGAACAGGGAGTGGCAGCCACCTGGGCATTGGAGATAGCCGCACGACTTTATGAATATGCCAAATGGATCCTACACTTTAAAAtccggtttgtttgtttgagacatggtctcacctGTTCCAGGCTGAGCCCTGACTCCCTATGGAGCTGAGAATGACCTAGAACTCCCATCCTCCTACCTCcatctcccaaattctgggattacagatttgTGCCATTGGTTCTATAATTTAAAGTGGTAAATTTTGTGAGACTtaaaccctgtctctaaagatGAGGACGCTCCGAAGGCCCTGGCTTCAGTTCCTCATTACTGcaataaaaagtaagaaagaaagctAGGTCAGCTATCAAAGTGACAATGTAGTGGAGATGCTGGCATACCGAGAATTCATTCTTTTAGCACACAATACATCATCTTCCTGTGTCACTATGGGCCAAATGTCAGAAGTGAAGCTGAGGCCATTCATGAATGAAGTAATGCTGGATGTGCCTATTCTGCCCTCCAGCCTGTGTCTCAGTGACCCCTGAAACCCAAACAAGCTTGCAGATCCATGGTAGCAATTCCAGAAGCAAGGGTCAGTGAGCATTTGGGGAGCAGGTAGAAGCTTTGACCCTGTGCAACTCATTTTCTCCAtgtctttttctccctttccctccttccacccTCTCTCATCCAACACTCGCCTCTGTCTTCTGTTTGTTCACTATATTTGTTTTTCCTAAATCTAGTACCTTTAAAaggatatttttctatttctttttaaagatttatttattttttacttaatgtatatgtgggtgttttgtctgtatatcACTTACCATACTAAATGTCCACAGAGTTACATGCCATCGttagctgtcatgtgagtgctgggaatcaaacctgggtcctctggaagagcagccagtgctcttaaccactgagccatctctccagccctttttattcactgtgtgtatgtgtgtgtatttgtgtgtgtgtttgtttgtgtgtatttatgtgtgtatgagtgtgtgtatttgtgtgtgtatgtgtgtatttgtgtgtatttgtttgtgtgtatttgtgtgtgcatatgtgtgtgtatttatgtgtgtgtgtttgtatttgtgtgtgtgtatgagtgtgtgtatttgtgtgtgtatctctgtgtgtgtgtgtgtgtgtgtgtgtgtgtgtgtgttagagagaagTGATagggatcagaggacaattttcatttctctttccactatgtaaagtcctggggactgaattcaggttGCCAGGTTACTAAACCCAGTGCttgaattttgaaataaattCAGACCTGGGGAAAAT comes from the Rattus norvegicus strain BN/NHsdMcwi chromosome 10, GRCr8, whole genome shotgun sequence genome and includes:
- the Mpv17l gene encoding mpv17-like protein isoform X2 — encoded protein: MANWWRAFPRAARRYPWPTNVLLYAGLFSAGDALQQRLRGGPADWRQTRRVATLALTFHGNFNYMWLRLLERALPGRAPRTVLAKVLCDQTVGGPVALSAFYVGMSILQGKDDIFLDLRQKFWNTYKR
- the Mpv17l gene encoding mpv17-like protein isoform X1, translating into MANWWRAFPRAARRYPWPTNVLLYAGLFSAGDALQQRLRGGPADWRQTRRVATLALTFHGNFNYMWLRLLERALPGRAPRTVLAKVLCDQTVGGPVALSAFYVGMSILQGKDDIFLDLRQKFWNTYKLTNFSLVPVNWRTAYTGLCGFLWATFLCFSQQSGDGTVESIFILLRRKEAGDRSPEK
- the Mpv17l gene encoding mpv17-like protein isoform 1 (isoform 1 is encoded by transcript variant 1), giving the protein MANWWRAFPRAARRYPWPTNVLLYAGLFSAGDALQQRLRGGPADWRQTRRVATLALTFHGNFNYMWLRLLERALPGRAPRTVLAKVLCDQTVGGPVALSAFYVGMSILQGKDDIFLDLRQKFWNTYKTGLMYWPFVQLTNFSLVPVNWRTAYTGLCGFLWATFLCFSQQSGDGTVESIFILLRRKEAGDRSPEK
- the Mpv17l gene encoding mpv17-like protein isoform X6; this translates as MANWWRAFPRAARRYPWPTNVLLYAGLFSAGDALQQRLRGGPADWRQTRRVATLALTFHGNFNYMWLRLLERALPGRAPRTVLAKVLCDQTVGGPVALSAFYVDWSDVLAFCAADQLQPCPCELEDSIHGTLWFPLGHLPLLFTAER